A genomic stretch from Anoplopoma fimbria isolate UVic2021 breed Golden Eagle Sablefish chromosome 8, Afim_UVic_2022, whole genome shotgun sequence includes:
- the plpp2b gene encoding phospholipid phosphatase 2b produces the protein MNGKKMKDLRKKQLYVLMDVLCVVVAALPFIIMTIMFKPYQRGVHCDDESIMYPIKPDTITHGMLAAVTISCTVIIISSGEAYLVYSKRIYSNSDFNQYVTALYKVVGTFLFGASVSQSLTDLAKFTIGRPRPNFMAVCAPKVCMGYMQVINCTGRPQDVTESRLSFYSGHSSFGMYCMLFLALYVQARLVAKWARLLRPTIQFFLVAFAVYVGYTRVSDYKHHWSDVLVGLLQGALVAVLNVRFVSDFFKKRPPRCTRPDTADSEEPGRKPSLQIADSENSNHYNYHHNPGPV, from the exons atgaACGGAAAGAAGATGAAGGATCTGAGGAAGAAGCAGCTGTACGTGTTGATGGACGTGCTGTGCGTTGTAGTCG CGGCACTGCCCTTCATCATCATGACCATCATGTTCAAGCCATATCAAAGAGGGGTTCACTGTGACGACGAGAGCATCATGTACCCCATAAAACCAGACACCATCACCCATGGCATGCTGGCGGCTGTCACCATCTCCTGCACCGTCATCATT ATCTCCTCGGGAGAGGCTTATCTGGTCTACAGCAAAAGGATTTACTCTAACTCTGACTTCAACCAGTATGTAACTGCACTCTACAAGGTGGTGGGCACCTTCTTGTTTGGAGCCTCCGTTAGCCAGTCGCTCACCGACCTCGCCAAGTTCACCATCGGCCGCCCGAGACCCAACTTCATGGCCGTATGTGCCCCTAAGGTCTGCATGGGATACATGCAGGTCATCAACTGCACTGGCAGGCCTCAGGACGTCACAGAGTCCAG ATTGTCCTTCTACTCCGGTCACTCCTCTTTTGGAATGTACTGCATGCTCTTCCTAGCG CTTTACGTGCAGGCGAGACTGGTGGCAAAGTGGGCCAGACTTCTCCGGCCCACCATCCAGTTCTTCCTGGTGGCCTTCGCGGTGTATGTGGGTTACACCCGAGTTTCTGATTACAAGCACCACTGGAGCGACGTGCTGGTGGGGCTGCTGCAGGGAGCGCTTGTTGCTGTACTCAAT gtGCGCTTTGTGTCAGACTTCTTTAAGAAGCGTCCTCCACGTTGCACAAGGCCAGACACGGCTGATAGCGAAGAGCCGGGAAGGAAACCCAGCCTGCAGATTGCAGACTCCGAGAACAGCAACCATTACAACTATCACCACAATCCAGGTCCTGTGTGA